One segment of Mus caroli chromosome 6, CAROLI_EIJ_v1.1, whole genome shotgun sequence DNA contains the following:
- the LOC110295815 gene encoding NKG2-C type II integral membrane protein-like, translated as MTISFQQEPSALPYFASPPEKLIAGTLGTIWFALLIALVISTRIVFPYAELKKQNHSFPIRTQKVTYTLLFKDINHSLSSAQTCTHCPKEWIVHSHNCYYIGMEKKSWNDSLLSCISKNCSLLHIDSVEEQDFLQSLSLVSWTGIFRKSRGQPWDWKKDSIFKLKIAEILCDDCNCAMMSASGLTADSCATLHLYLCKCKFTN; from the exons ATGACTATCTCCTTTCAACAAGAACCCAGTGCCCTGCCAT ATTTTGCATCACCTCCAGAGAAGCTCATTGCTGGAACCCTGGGCACCATCTGGTTTGCCTTATTGATTGCTCTGGTGATCTCAACCAGAATTGTTTTTCCAT ATGCTGAACTGAAGAAGCAGAACCACTCCTTCCCGATTAGAACCCAGAAAGTTACATACACCTTGCTCTTCAA AGATATAAACCACAGTCTATCTTCAGCACAAACTTGTACTCATTGTCCAAAGGAGTGGATCGTACATTCCCACAATTGTTATTACATTggcatggaaaaaaaatcttggaatgACAGTTTGTTGTCCTGCATTTCCAAAAACTGTAGTCTGCTTCACATAGACAGCGTAGAGGAGCAG GATTTTCTGCAATCTCTTTCACTGGTCTCATGGACTGGAATCTTTCGGAAGAGCAGAGGTCAGCCCTGGGACTGGAAAAAAGActcaattttcaaattaaa GATAGCAGAGATTCTCTGTGATGATTGTAACTGTGCCATGATGTCAGCTTCTGGTCTCACAGCAGACAGCTGTGCAACTTTACATCTGTATCTTTGTAAGTGTAAATTCACCAACTGA